One Candidatus Thermoplasmatota archaeon DNA segment encodes these proteins:
- a CDS encoding NTPase → MFVTGKPGSGKTSLILKATDELTKKGLKVGGFVTQDIRAGNKRVGFKIKDLATQREGILAHVEQKEGPRVSKYRVNISDLEGIGVKAVEAAKESADWIVIDEIGKMELYSKKFEEVVRETLSSGKNILATVHWDYEHPLILEIKRDYKVYFLGKDNWSETLENILRRIAREARACGS, encoded by the coding sequence ATTTTTGTTACAGGCAAGCCTGGCTCCGGCAAAACAAGTTTGATACTCAAAGCTACGGACGAACTAACTAAGAAAGGATTGAAAGTCGGAGGCTTTGTTACTCAAGATATTAGAGCTGGTAATAAGCGGGTTGGTTTTAAGATAAAAGATCTTGCAACCCAGAGAGAAGGGATTTTAGCTCATGTTGAGCAGAAAGAAGGACCGAGAGTCTCTAAGTATAGGGTGAATATTTCTGACCTTGAGGGAATAGGCGTGAAGGCGGTTGAGGCAGCAAAAGAGAGTGCAGATTGGATAGTTATAGATGAAATAGGGAAAATGGAATTGTATAGTAAAAAATTCGAAGAAGTAGTAAGAGAAACATTGAGCTCAGGTAAAAATATTTTAGCTACTGTGCACTGGGATTATGAGCACCCCTTAATCTTGGAGATAAAGAGGGATTACAAAGTATATTTTTTGGGGAAGGATAATTGGAGTGAAACATTGGAAAATATTTTGAGGAGAATAGCAAGGGAAGCAAGAGCGTGTGGTTCATGA
- a CDS encoding aldehyde ferredoxin oxidoreductase family protein, protein MFGYTGKLLEVDLTTSKTKIFDIDEELFKKFIGGKGLGTKILYDSLKPGVDSLSPENLLIFATGPLTGLALPSSGCFSVITKSPLTNIFYCSVARGNLGTRLKQAGFDILVVKGSSSSPVFLEIEDNDCKIIGALDLWRKNIYQTEKILKDELGRNFAVAAIGISGEKFVRCASINVDSYGQCIAGAVMGSKNLKAIAVNGKNKLRYYDFDKFKFIARNIFKKVKIYKSKASSNKAVKKNSLPTKNFQSSSFECSYKLSEEFQENITTKTKGCYLCQLKCLRHFFVKNEKYKCECLAFNQTLAMLGSNWLIRDIAPLAYASYLCNDYGLDASSICNVVGFVMECSEKNFISSNINFSDDDATIELIKKIARRENIGNELAEGVKRYSERINAAQFGAQVKGLEMFYDARYSPAIALAYITSDTCEIPETFLELDCTGYSPEALARVVKCAQDNSSVSASLVLCELLPLEMKDFFELTNAATGLELDESEYLKIGERIWNLARLFNTREGISRKDDTLPKRFTEEPLRTSDGKELIVKKDELDKMLEDYYMLRNWDENGIPKKEKLVELELI, encoded by the coding sequence GTGTTTGGATATACTGGTAAACTACTCGAAGTTGATTTAACTACAAGTAAAACGAAAATTTTTGATATAGACGAAGAGCTTTTTAAAAAATTTATTGGCGGAAAAGGGCTGGGCACTAAAATTCTATACGATTCTTTAAAGCCCGGCGTAGATTCATTATCGCCTGAAAATTTATTAATATTTGCTACAGGACCGCTTACGGGCTTAGCGCTACCCAGCTCAGGATGCTTTTCTGTTATAACGAAATCGCCTCTTACAAATATTTTTTACTGCTCTGTAGCAAGAGGAAATTTGGGTACGAGGCTAAAGCAAGCAGGCTTTGACATACTTGTAGTTAAAGGCTCATCTTCCTCACCAGTATTTCTAGAAATAGAAGATAACGATTGCAAAATTATAGGGGCTTTAGATCTGTGGCGTAAAAATATCTACCAGACTGAAAAAATTCTTAAAGATGAACTTGGAAGAAATTTTGCTGTCGCTGCTATAGGCATAAGCGGTGAAAAATTTGTTAGATGTGCAAGTATTAACGTGGATTCGTACGGGCAATGTATTGCCGGTGCTGTCATGGGCTCCAAGAATCTAAAAGCAATAGCTGTAAATGGTAAAAATAAATTACGGTATTACGACTTTGATAAATTTAAATTTATAGCGAGGAATATTTTTAAAAAAGTCAAGATTTACAAAAGCAAAGCAAGCTCAAACAAGGCGGTCAAAAAAAATTCGCTTCCAACTAAAAATTTCCAATCAAGTAGTTTTGAATGCTCCTACAAGCTATCAGAAGAATTTCAAGAGAATATCACTACAAAGACAAAAGGCTGTTATTTATGCCAGTTAAAATGCTTGAGGCACTTTTTTGTAAAAAATGAAAAATATAAATGCGAATGCTTAGCATTTAATCAAACTCTAGCTATGCTGGGCTCTAACTGGTTAATAAGGGATATTGCGCCACTAGCTTATGCAAGCTATCTATGCAACGATTACGGATTAGATGCTAGTAGCATATGCAATGTTGTAGGCTTTGTTATGGAATGCTCTGAAAAAAATTTCATTAGTAGCAATATAAATTTTAGTGATGATGATGCAACAATAGAATTGATAAAGAAGATAGCAAGACGTGAAAATATAGGTAACGAGCTTGCAGAGGGTGTCAAACGCTATTCTGAAAGAATTAATGCTGCTCAATTTGGGGCTCAAGTTAAAGGTTTGGAAATGTTTTATGACGCTAGATATTCTCCAGCTATTGCACTTGCATATATAACGTCAGATACCTGTGAAATTCCAGAAACGTTTTTGGAGTTAGACTGCACTGGGTATTCGCCAGAGGCTCTAGCTAGGGTTGTAAAATGCGCGCAAGACAATAGCTCAGTAAGCGCGTCACTAGTGCTATGTGAGCTTTTACCGTTAGAAATGAAAGATTTTTTTGAGCTGACAAATGCTGCTACAGGCTTGGAGCTTGATGAAAGTGAATATTTAAAGATTGGGGAGCGAATTTGGAATTTAGCCCGACTTTTTAATACACGCGAAGGCATTTCCAGAAAAGACGATACTCTGCCTAAAAGATTTACAGAAGAGCCTTTACGTACAAGCGATGGCAAGGAGCTAATAGTAAAGAAGGATGAACTTGATAAAATGCTTGAAGATTATTATATGCTTAGGAACTGGGATGAGAATGGAATACCTAAAAAAGAGAAGTTAGTGGAGTTGGAATTAATATAG
- a CDS encoding ABC transporter ATP-binding protein, giving the protein MYVIEVQELTKRYKIKKKVRLVETFKNRFKPEKFDYTAALRNVSFSVESGEIFGFLGYEGAGKTTLIKILSGNLKPDYGVALVSGYDVVKERHKVKKLVGVMPSLNDVSFSQRLTISQNLKFSALKRNFKSYSERVDKVLKLVGLEALKDYYPVVLNSSQLQRLNLAKCLLADSAIYLLDEPTANTDSTTTNTIKEIIKKLKSDGKSILLTTSNLSDAEELCDRIAILNAGAIVRIEEAEKLERLGKDIFVVDLKELAPELIRNLAALEFIDKIIFEKNRIVLYGKLKKQNLVEVLELCRNYNVLSIDFREVDLKDVLLELVTEEERALEVLP; this is encoded by the coding sequence ATGTATGTAATTGAAGTTCAAGAGCTTACAAAAAGGTATAAAATTAAGAAAAAAGTACGTTTGGTAGAAACTTTTAAGAATAGGTTTAAGCCAGAAAAGTTTGACTACACGGCAGCTCTTAGGAATGTAAGTTTTAGTGTGGAATCAGGCGAAATATTCGGTTTTTTGGGTTACGAAGGTGCTGGCAAAACCACTCTGATAAAAATTCTTAGCGGCAATCTCAAGCCAGATTATGGCGTTGCTTTGGTTAGTGGCTACGATGTAGTAAAAGAAAGACATAAAGTAAAAAAACTCGTCGGTGTTATGCCCAGCTTAAACGATGTTAGTTTTAGTCAGAGGCTAACAATTTCACAAAATCTTAAGTTTTCGGCACTCAAAAGAAATTTTAAGTCATATAGTGAGAGAGTCGATAAAGTTTTGAAACTTGTAGGGTTAGAAGCTCTAAAAGATTACTACCCAGTAGTGCTTAACTCTTCGCAGCTCCAGAGACTAAATTTGGCAAAATGTTTGCTAGCAGACAGTGCGATTTATTTGCTTGACGAGCCTACTGCAAATACAGATAGCACTACAACGAATACTATTAAAGAGATTATTAAGAAATTAAAATCTGATGGTAAAAGTATTCTTTTAACTACTAGCAACCTTAGCGATGCTGAGGAGCTCTGCGATAGAATAGCGATTTTAAACGCAGGTGCAATCGTCAGGATAGAAGAAGCTGAGAAGTTAGAGAGGCTAGGGAAGGATATTTTTGTAGTAGATTTGAAAGAGTTAGCTCCAGAGCTAATCAGAAATTTAGCAGCGCTTGAGTTCATTGATAAAATAATTTTTGAGAAAAATCGTATTGTGCTCTACGGCAAGCTAAAGAAACAGAATTTAGTAGAAGTTCTAGAGCTTTGTAGGAATTACAATGTTTTGAGCATAGATTTTAGAGAAGTAGATTTAAAAGATGTTTTGCTTGAGCTTGTAACTGAGGAAGAAAGAGCTTTAGAAGTCCTCCCTTGA
- a CDS encoding DUF3795 domain-containing protein, whose product MVYENKRLRNTLIALKKRKIKYCFECTEFPCDRHYGKFGNEVVFDSKWLDFMKKELGRG is encoded by the coding sequence ATGGTATATGAAAATAAGCGTCTGCGGAATACCTTGATTGCGCTGAAAAAAAGAAAGATAAAATATTGTTTCGAGTGCACAGAATTTCCTTGCGACAGGCATTACGGCAAATTTGGAAATGAAGTCGTATTTGATAGTAAATGGCTTGATTTTATGAAGAAGGAGCTGGGGAGAGGTTAG
- a CDS encoding DNA-directed RNA polymerase subunit N, with the protein MIIPVRCFTCGKVIGGLYEEYKKRVSEGEHPKKVLDSLGLKRYCCRRMLLTHIELIDEAIPY; encoded by the coding sequence ATGATAATACCGGTAAGATGCTTCACCTGCGGCAAGGTTATAGGAGGGCTCTACGAAGAATACAAAAAGAGGGTTAGCGAAGGCGAACATCCTAAAAAAGTGCTTGACTCTCTCGGGCTGAAAAGATACTGCTGCAGGAGAATGCTTCTAACCCATATAGAGCTGATAGACGAGGCTATACCATACTGA
- a CDS encoding 30S ribosomal protein S9, with the protein MKERCIITTGKRKTAIARARVKKGKGRIRINNIPLEIWPGELPRLKMMEPIILAKGKAESLDVDVNVHGGGVMGQAQAARTAIAKGIVEFLNDKELKDLYIAYDRGLLVSDPRRKEAKHPCGRGARKKRQKSYR; encoded by the coding sequence ATGAAAGAGAGATGTATTATTACTACAGGTAAGAGGAAAACAGCTATCGCGAGGGCTAGGGTGAAGAAAGGAAAAGGTAGGATAAGAATAAATAACATTCCTTTGGAGATATGGCCGGGTGAGCTACCACGATTAAAAATGATGGAGCCTATAATTTTAGCTAAAGGCAAAGCAGAGAGTTTAGATGTGGACGTCAATGTTCACGGTGGTGGCGTGATGGGGCAAGCGCAGGCAGCTCGTACTGCAATTGCAAAAGGTATTGTAGAATTCCTTAACGATAAAGAGCTTAAAGACCTCTACATTGCTTACGATAGAGGCTTGCTTGTAAGCGACCCTCGCAGAAAAGAGGCTAAGCATCCATGCGGTAGAGGTGCCCGTAAAAAGCGTCAGAAATCATATAGGTGA
- a CDS encoding 50S ribosomal protein L13: protein MRVINAENAVLGRLASKVAKLLILGEEVAVVNAEKAIITGSKKRIITEFMQKRKIGYRPRKGPYWPRMPDRILKRAIRGMLPYQKPRGRAALKRLRVYVGLPKEFEKAGLEITEKVLPDKFITLKELSISLGAKL from the coding sequence ATGAGAGTAATAAATGCTGAGAATGCTGTGCTTGGTAGACTTGCAAGTAAGGTAGCAAAATTATTAATACTAGGCGAGGAAGTTGCAGTTGTAAACGCAGAAAAAGCTATAATTACAGGCTCTAAAAAAAGGATAATTACGGAATTCATGCAAAAGCGTAAAATAGGTTACAGACCTAGAAAAGGACCTTACTGGCCTAGAATGCCAGATAGAATTTTGAAAAGAGCTATAAGAGGAATGTTGCCCTACCAAAAGCCTCGCGGTAGAGCAGCTCTAAAAAGGCTAAGGGTTTATGTAGGACTACCGAAAGAGTTTGAAAAGGCAGGTTTAGAAATTACAGAAAAGGTGCTACCTGATAAATTTATTACTTTGAAAGAGCTTTCAATTTCATTGGGCGCGAAACTATGA
- a CDS encoding 50S ribosomal protein L18e — protein MKTNPQLAELIKTLKKASIERSSKIWKSLAERLERSKKNWYEVNLSRISRYAKENEVIVVPGKVLGSGMLSKKITIAAFSFSKSAEEKITAAKGKVLSIAELLAHNPTGSNVRIIG, from the coding sequence ATGAAAACCAATCCACAACTAGCTGAGTTAATTAAAACCCTTAAAAAAGCGAGCATTGAGAGAAGCTCAAAAATTTGGAAGTCGTTAGCAGAGCGTTTAGAAAGGTCTAAAAAAAATTGGTATGAAGTAAATTTAAGTAGAATTTCAAGATATGCTAAAGAAAATGAAGTAATAGTAGTGCCTGGAAAAGTGCTTGGCTCAGGTATGTTGAGTAAAAAAATTACCATAGCTGCTTTCTCGTTCTCTAAAAGCGCGGAGGAGAAAATAACTGCTGCTAAAGGAAAAGTTTTGAGTATCGCAGAGCTACTAGCGCATAACCCAACCGGAAGTAACGTTAGAATAATAGGATAG
- the ftcD gene encoding glutamate formimidoyltransferase encodes MKKIVECVPNFSEGRRKGVIEAIVNAIKSRKGIKVLDYSGDSDHNRMVVTFVGTPKSVKEAILKSSKKAIELIDLKRHKGEHPRIGAVDVIPFIPVLNTTMEECTKLACEVGKALAQKFELPVYLYGEATKERTRLGTIRKYGFEGLDKLMKELKPDFGDAKPHPTAGACAVGARKPLIAFNVNLDSNNLEIAKKIAKSIRASSGGLPSVQALGIELKSKGIVQVSMNLVDYEITSVVKAFEAVKAEARKYGVQVIGSEIIGLVPLNALIDIAKYYLQLEDFSSFKILEKRIWED; translated from the coding sequence ATGAAGAAAATAGTTGAATGCGTGCCTAACTTTAGCGAAGGTAGAAGAAAAGGTGTAATTGAAGCTATAGTAAATGCGATAAAGAGCCGGAAAGGGATAAAAGTTTTAGATTATTCTGGAGATAGCGACCATAATAGAATGGTAGTAACTTTCGTGGGCACACCAAAATCTGTAAAAGAAGCTATCCTTAAAAGTAGTAAAAAAGCAATTGAGCTTATAGATCTTAAAAGGCATAAAGGCGAGCATCCTAGAATAGGGGCTGTCGATGTTATTCCTTTTATTCCCGTGTTAAATACAACTATGGAAGAATGCACCAAGCTTGCGTGCGAAGTAGGTAAAGCCTTAGCGCAGAAATTTGAGCTGCCAGTCTATCTTTACGGAGAAGCTACTAAAGAGCGTACAAGATTGGGCACAATAAGAAAATACGGCTTTGAGGGCTTAGACAAATTAATGAAAGAGCTGAAGCCTGATTTCGGCGATGCCAAGCCCCACCCTACTGCAGGGGCTTGTGCTGTAGGGGCAAGAAAGCCTTTAATTGCCTTTAACGTGAATTTAGATAGTAATAATTTAGAAATTGCAAAAAAAATTGCTAAATCGATAAGAGCTAGTAGCGGAGGCCTGCCTTCCGTTCAAGCTTTAGGAATTGAGCTTAAGAGCAAAGGAATAGTTCAAGTATCCATGAATCTGGTAGATTACGAGATAACATCGGTAGTTAAAGCTTTTGAGGCAGTGAAAGCTGAAGCAAGAAAATATGGCGTTCAAGTGATAGGGAGCGAAATTATAGGGCTTGTGCCTTTAAAC